Proteins from one Mycobacterium adipatum genomic window:
- a CDS encoding uroporphyrinogen-III synthase: MTGHAGSRGRKIRPGRITFVGSGPGDPGLLTTRARTVLANAATVFTDPDVPEAVLALVGSELPPTSGPAPHAPASDSDGGEAPAVLPGGADVRPALGDPAEVAKTLAAEARHGVDVVRLVAGDPLSVDAVITEVNTLARTHLNFEIVPGLPDTTAVPTYAGLPLGSSHTVADVRDPNVDWAALAAAPGPLILHATASHLADAARTLVEFGLAENTPAVVTAHGTTCQQHSVETTLSGLGDKAILTAAESTGGTPGPLAGPLVVTIGKTVANRAKLNWWESRALYGWTVLVPRTKDQAGEMSDRLVTHGALPVEVPTIAVEPPRSPAQMERAVKGLVDGRFQWVVFTSTNAVRAVWEKFNEFGLDARAFSGVKIACVGQATADRVRAFGINPELVPTGEQSSLGLLDEFPPYDEIFDPVNRVLLPRADIATETLAEGLRERGWEIEDVTAYRTVRAAPPPAHTREMIKTGGFDAVCFTSSSTVRNLVGIAGKPHARTIVACIGPKTAETAVEFGLRVDVQPETAAVGPLVEALAEHAARLRAEGALPPPRKKSRRR; encoded by the coding sequence ATGACTGGGCACGCAGGTAGCCGGGGCCGAAAGATCCGGCCCGGCCGTATCACGTTCGTAGGCTCCGGCCCGGGCGATCCAGGCCTGCTGACGACACGTGCGCGGACGGTACTCGCCAACGCCGCGACGGTGTTCACCGACCCCGATGTACCCGAGGCGGTGCTGGCGCTGGTCGGTTCCGAGTTGCCGCCCACCTCCGGGCCCGCACCGCACGCTCCCGCGTCGGACTCCGATGGCGGCGAGGCGCCCGCGGTGCTGCCCGGTGGCGCCGATGTGCGTCCCGCGCTGGGCGACCCGGCCGAGGTCGCCAAGACGCTGGCCGCCGAGGCTCGCCACGGTGTGGACGTGGTTCGGCTGGTGGCGGGCGATCCGCTGTCGGTCGACGCGGTCATCACCGAGGTCAACACGCTGGCGCGAACCCACCTGAACTTCGAGATCGTGCCCGGGCTGCCGGATACCACGGCCGTGCCGACCTATGCCGGCCTGCCGCTGGGGTCCTCGCACACGGTGGCCGATGTCCGTGACCCGAACGTGGACTGGGCCGCGCTGGCCGCCGCACCCGGGCCGCTGATCCTGCACGCCACCGCCTCGCATCTGGCCGACGCGGCGCGCACCCTGGTGGAGTTCGGCCTGGCCGAGAACACTCCCGCCGTCGTCACCGCGCACGGCACCACCTGCCAGCAGCATTCGGTGGAGACCACGCTGTCCGGCCTGGGGGACAAGGCCATTCTGACCGCGGCCGAGTCCACCGGCGGTACCCCCGGTCCGCTGGCGGGTCCGTTGGTGGTGACGATCGGCAAGACCGTTGCCAACCGGGCCAAGCTGAACTGGTGGGAGAGCCGCGCGCTGTACGGCTGGACCGTGCTGGTGCCGCGCACCAAGGATCAGGCCGGCGAGATGAGCGATCGCCTGGTCACCCACGGCGCACTGCCCGTCGAGGTGCCCACCATCGCCGTCGAGCCCCCGCGCAGCCCTGCCCAGATGGAAAGGGCCGTAAAGGGTTTGGTGGACGGCCGGTTCCAGTGGGTGGTGTTCACCTCGACCAACGCGGTGCGTGCGGTGTGGGAGAAGTTCAACGAGTTCGGCTTGGACGCGCGCGCATTCTCCGGCGTGAAGATCGCCTGCGTCGGTCAGGCAACCGCCGACCGGGTCCGCGCCTTCGGTATCAATCCGGAGCTGGTGCCCACCGGTGAGCAGTCCTCGCTCGGCCTGCTCGACGAGTTCCCGCCCTATGACGAGATTTTCGATCCGGTGAACCGCGTGCTGCTGCCGCGCGCCGATATCGCGACCGAGACGCTGGCCGAGGGCCTGCGTGAACGTGGTTGGGAAATCGAGGATGTCACCGCCTACCGCACCGTTCGGGCCGCACCGCCGCCGGCGCATACCCGCGAGATGATCAAGACCGGCGGATTCGACGCGGTCTGCTTCACCTCGAGCTCCACGGTGCGCAACCTGGTCGGTATCGCGGGGAAGCCGCACGCACGGACCATCGTCGCGTGCATCGGTCCCAAGACGGCGGAAACGGCCGTGGAATTCGGCCTGCGCGTCGATGTGCAGCCGGAGACGGCCGCGGTCGGGCCGCTGGTCGAGGCGCTCGCCGAGCATGCTGCGCGACTGCGGGCCGAGGGCGCACTGCCCCCGCCGCGCAAGAAGAGCCGCCGGCGCTAG
- the hemC gene encoding hydroxymethylbilane synthase, producing the protein MIRIGTRGSLLATTQAGLIRDALIANGHPAELVIIATAGDQSSAPIAEIGVGVFTAALREAVLDGVVDMAVHSYKDLPTAADPRFAIAAIPPREDARDALVARDGMVLGELPAGSTIGTSSPRRAAQLRALGLGLEIRPLRGNLDTRLNRVSSGDLDGVVVARAGLARIGRLDAVTESLEPVQMLPAPAQGALAVECRAGDSALVAVLAELDDADTRAAVTAERVLLAELEAGCSAPVGAIAEVVESIDEDGRVFEELSLRACVAALDGSDVIRASGIGTPERARELGLSVAAELFELGARDVLADAGSDR; encoded by the coding sequence GTGATCCGGATCGGCACCCGGGGCAGCCTGCTCGCGACGACTCAGGCCGGTTTGATTCGTGACGCCCTGATCGCCAACGGCCATCCGGCAGAGTTGGTCATCATCGCCACGGCCGGGGACCAATCCAGCGCACCCATCGCCGAGATCGGTGTCGGAGTCTTCACCGCGGCCCTGCGCGAGGCCGTGCTCGACGGCGTCGTCGACATGGCCGTGCACTCCTACAAGGATTTGCCGACCGCCGCGGACCCGAGGTTCGCCATCGCCGCCATCCCGCCCCGTGAGGACGCCAGGGATGCACTGGTGGCCCGTGACGGCATGGTGCTGGGGGAGTTGCCGGCCGGGTCCACGATCGGCACGTCGAGCCCGCGACGGGCCGCGCAGCTTAGAGCACTGGGTCTCGGTTTGGAAATTCGCCCCCTACGAGGCAACCTAGACACCAGGTTGAACAGGGTAAGTAGCGGTGATCTCGACGGAGTCGTCGTCGCCCGGGCGGGTCTTGCACGCATCGGACGACTCGACGCTGTCACCGAGTCGCTCGAACCGGTGCAGATGTTGCCGGCACCGGCTCAGGGGGCTTTGGCAGTGGAGTGTCGCGCCGGGGACAGTGCGCTTGTCGCGGTGCTGGCGGAGTTGGATGACGCCGACACTCGAGCCGCGGTCACCGCCGAACGTGTCCTGCTCGCCGAACTGGAGGCGGGCTGTTCCGCGCCGGTGGGTGCCATCGCTGAGGTGGTCGAGTCCATCGATGAGGACGGCCGGGTCTTCGAAGAGCTGTCGTTGCGCGCCTGCGTGGCGGCGCTGGACGGATCCGACGTGATCCGTGCGTCCGGTATCGGGACTCCGGAACGGGCACGGGAGCTAGGGCTCTCGGTGGCCGCGGAGCTGTTCGAACTGGGTGCGCGCGACGTGTTGGCAGATGCTGGGAGTGACAGATGA
- a CDS encoding glutamyl-tRNA reductase yields the protein MSVLLFGVSHRSAPVSVLEQLSTDESDQAKIIDEVLQSSLVTEAMVLSTCNRVEVYAVVEAFHGGLSVIGQVLSEHSGMGLGDLTKYAYVRYAEAAVEHLFAVTSGLDSVVMGEQQVLGQVRRAYASAEANHTVGRTLHELAQRALSVGKRVHTETGIDSAGASVVSVSLDMAQKRLDQGLVGKTAVVVGAGAMGALAAKHLVRAGVERVEVVNRSLPRAVRLAENITELGVDAHAHLLDDISAVLATADVVVSSTGAVRPVMSLADVHHGLAARDGDRPLVMCDLGMPRDIDLAVAGLPGVHVIDMDRIQREPAARAATSDADAARAIVAAEVANYLTGQRMAEVTPTVTALRQRAADVVEAELLRLDNRLPGLDSTHRDEVARTVRRVVDKLLHAPTVRVKQLAGAPGGDSYAEALRELFELDPQAVDAVSGGELPLITTDNDKPE from the coding sequence GTGAGCGTGCTGCTATTCGGGGTTTCGCATCGCAGTGCGCCGGTGTCCGTTCTGGAGCAACTGAGCACTGACGAATCCGATCAGGCCAAGATCATCGACGAGGTGCTGCAGTCCTCGCTGGTCACCGAGGCCATGGTGCTCTCGACCTGCAACCGGGTCGAGGTGTACGCCGTGGTCGAGGCCTTCCACGGCGGCCTGTCGGTCATCGGTCAGGTGCTTTCCGAGCATTCCGGTATGGGTCTGGGCGATCTCACCAAGTACGCCTATGTGCGTTATGCGGAAGCCGCCGTCGAGCATCTCTTCGCCGTCACCAGCGGGCTGGATTCGGTGGTCATGGGCGAGCAGCAGGTGCTCGGCCAGGTTCGGCGTGCCTACGCCTCGGCCGAGGCCAACCACACCGTCGGACGCACCCTGCATGAACTGGCCCAGCGGGCGCTGAGCGTCGGCAAGCGGGTGCACACCGAGACCGGTATCGATTCCGCGGGCGCGTCGGTGGTGTCCGTCTCGCTGGACATGGCGCAGAAGCGCCTCGATCAGGGCCTGGTCGGTAAGACCGCGGTCGTGGTCGGTGCCGGTGCCATGGGCGCGCTGGCCGCCAAGCACCTGGTTCGCGCCGGCGTCGAGCGCGTCGAGGTGGTCAACCGCTCGCTGCCCCGGGCCGTCCGGCTTGCCGAGAACATCACCGAACTGGGCGTCGACGCGCACGCCCACCTGCTCGACGACATTTCGGCGGTGCTGGCCACCGCCGATGTGGTGGTCAGCAGCACCGGTGCGGTGCGTCCGGTGATGTCGCTGGCCGATGTGCACCACGGTCTGGCGGCGCGGGACGGCGACCGGCCGTTGGTGATGTGCGACCTGGGCATGCCGCGCGATATCGATCTCGCGGTGGCCGGCCTGCCCGGCGTGCACGTCATCGATATGGACCGCATCCAGCGTGAGCCCGCCGCCCGCGCGGCCACCTCCGATGCCGACGCCGCCCGCGCGATCGTGGCCGCCGAGGTGGCCAACTACCTGACCGGGCAGCGGATGGCCGAGGTGACGCCGACCGTGACGGCCCTGCGCCAGCGCGCCGCCGATGTGGTCGAGGCCGAGTTGCTGCGCCTGGACAACCGGCTGCCCGGGCTGGACTCCACCCACCGCGACGAGGTGGCCCGCACGGTCCGTCGCGTCGTCGACAAGCTGCTGCACGCTCCCACGGTGCGGGTGAAGCAGCTGGCCGGTGCCCCCGGCGGAGACAGCTACGCCGAGGCGCTGCGCGAACTCTTCGAACTCGACCCGCAGGCCGTCGACGCCGTCTCCGGTGGCGAATTGCCTTTGATCACAACAGATAACGACAAGCCCGAGTGA
- a CDS encoding glutaredoxin family protein, which yields MCARAAETLAALADELGFALSTTDVDAAAAAGQPALRAEYGDRLPVVLLDGAEHSYWEVDEPRLRADVS from the coding sequence ATGTGTGCCCGCGCGGCCGAGACGCTGGCCGCGCTAGCCGACGAACTCGGCTTCGCGCTGAGCACGACCGACGTCGACGCGGCGGCTGCCGCCGGGCAGCCCGCTCTGCGCGCCGAGTACGGAGACCGGCTGCCGGTGGTGCTGCTCGACGGCGCCGAACACAGCTACTGGGAGGTCGACGAACCCCGGTTGCGCGCGGATGTCAGTTAA
- a CDS encoding HAD family hydrolase, which yields MSETPPPPPPDLTAAAFFDVDNTLVHGSSLVHFARGLAARKYFTYGDILGIVYAQAKFQFTGKENSDDVAEGKQKALAFIEGRSTAELVELGEQIYDEIIADKIWPGTRALAQMHLDAGQQVWLVTATPFELADTIARRLGLTGALGTIAESVDGVFTGRLVGDILHGAGKAHAVRSLAIREGLNLRRCTAYSDSFNDVPMLSLVGTAVAINPDAALRDVARERGWEIRDFRTARRAARIGVPSALALGAVGGALAAVASRRDGGG from the coding sequence GTGTCCGAGACGCCCCCGCCGCCGCCGCCGGACCTGACCGCGGCCGCGTTCTTCGACGTCGACAACACGCTGGTGCACGGGTCCTCGCTGGTGCACTTCGCCCGCGGACTGGCTGCCCGCAAGTACTTCACCTACGGCGACATCCTCGGAATCGTCTACGCGCAGGCCAAGTTTCAGTTCACCGGCAAGGAGAACAGCGACGACGTCGCCGAGGGCAAGCAGAAGGCGCTCGCGTTCATCGAGGGCCGCTCCACCGCCGAACTGGTCGAGCTCGGTGAACAGATCTACGACGAGATCATCGCCGACAAGATCTGGCCGGGCACCCGGGCGCTGGCCCAGATGCACCTCGACGCCGGCCAGCAGGTGTGGCTGGTGACCGCCACCCCGTTCGAGCTCGCCGACACCATCGCCCGGCGCCTCGGCCTGACCGGGGCGTTGGGCACCATCGCCGAGTCGGTCGACGGTGTGTTCACCGGCCGGCTGGTCGGCGACATCCTGCACGGGGCGGGCAAGGCGCATGCGGTCCGGTCGCTGGCCATCCGCGAGGGCCTCAACCTGCGCCGATGCACCGCATACTCGGACAGCTTCAACGATGTGCCGATGTTGTCACTGGTCGGCACCGCGGTGGCGATCAATCCGGATGCCGCGCTGCGCGATGTCGCGCGCGAGCGCGGGTGGGAGATCCGCGACTTCCGTACCGCGCGCAGGGCGGCCCGGATCGGGGTCCCGTCGGCGCTGGCACTGGGCGCGGTGGGCGGTGCGCTGGCCGCGGTGGCCTCTCGCCGCGACGGGGGCGGCTGA
- a CDS encoding FAS1-like dehydratase domain-containing protein, with protein MGIADEIVGTHFRYPDYFEVGREKVREFANAVQDEHPAHHSEEGAAEHGHDAIIASLTFIAVAGRRVQLEIFNQFDVPVNMERVLHRDQKLIFHRPIKVGDKLWFDSYLDSVIESHGAILTEVRGEVTDDDGNPVMTTVVTILGEAEHEGEADEVTAQIAAARDAAIAKMVAGQNA; from the coding sequence ATGGGAATCGCAGATGAAATCGTCGGAACCCACTTCCGCTACCCCGACTATTTCGAGGTCGGCCGGGAGAAGGTCCGCGAGTTCGCGAACGCGGTGCAGGACGAGCATCCCGCGCATCACTCCGAAGAGGGCGCCGCCGAGCACGGGCACGACGCCATCATCGCGTCCCTGACGTTCATCGCGGTGGCCGGCCGGCGTGTCCAGTTGGAGATCTTCAACCAGTTCGATGTGCCGGTGAACATGGAGCGCGTGCTGCACCGCGACCAGAAGCTGATCTTCCACCGCCCCATCAAGGTCGGCGACAAGCTGTGGTTCGACTCGTATCTGGACTCCGTCATCGAATCGCACGGCGCCATCCTCACCGAGGTGCGCGGCGAGGTCACCGATGACGACGGAAACCCGGTGATGACCACGGTCGTCACCATTCTGGGCGAAGCCGAGCACGAGGGCGAAGCCGATGAGGTGACCGCGCAGATCGCAGCGGCCCGTGATGCCGCGATCGCGAAGATGGTCGCCGGCCAGAACGCCTGA
- a CDS encoding lysophospholipid acyltransferase family protein produces the protein MVGEPRAKVIPLHSNSGRSSAQRRASQRNDSARRHPSLLTDPDDRASAEQIAAVVREIDQHRNGAAGGSPVEDTPNELARAISGIAEFVTKRMTGDYTVDEFGFDAHLNDAVVLPMLRGLFNSWFRVEVSGIENLPLDGAALVVANHAGVLPFDGLMASVAVHDHHPRHRALRMLAADLVFDMPVLGQAARKAGHTVACTADAHRLLAAGELTAVFPEGYKGLGKPFKDRYKLQRFGRGGFVSAALRAQVPIVPCSIVGSEEIYPKIGDIKVLARVLGLPYFPVTPLFPLAGPLGLVPLPSKWHIRFGEPISTEGYDETAADDPMVTFELTDHVRETIQHTLYQLLASRRNTFLG, from the coding sequence GTGGTGGGTGAACCCAGGGCGAAAGTGATTCCGCTGCACTCCAATTCGGGTCGGTCCTCGGCGCAGCGCCGAGCCTCGCAGCGGAACGACAGTGCGCGCAGGCACCCGTCATTGCTCACCGATCCCGATGACCGGGCGTCCGCCGAGCAGATCGCCGCCGTCGTTCGCGAGATCGATCAGCATCGCAACGGCGCGGCCGGTGGTTCGCCCGTCGAGGACACCCCCAACGAGCTGGCCCGCGCGATCTCCGGCATCGCCGAGTTCGTCACCAAGCGGATGACCGGCGACTACACCGTCGACGAATTCGGGTTCGACGCCCACCTCAACGACGCTGTCGTGTTGCCGATGCTGCGCGGGCTGTTCAACTCCTGGTTCCGGGTCGAGGTCAGCGGTATCGAGAACCTGCCGCTGGACGGGGCCGCACTGGTGGTGGCCAACCACGCCGGCGTGCTGCCGTTCGACGGTCTGATGGCCTCGGTCGCCGTGCATGACCACCATCCGCGCCATCGGGCGCTTCGCATGCTCGCCGCCGACCTGGTGTTCGATATGCCCGTCCTCGGTCAGGCCGCTCGCAAGGCCGGGCACACCGTGGCCTGCACCGCCGATGCGCACCGCCTGCTCGCCGCCGGTGAGCTCACCGCGGTGTTCCCCGAGGGCTACAAGGGCCTGGGCAAGCCGTTCAAGGACCGCTACAAGCTGCAGCGGTTCGGCCGCGGCGGGTTCGTCTCGGCCGCCCTGCGCGCCCAGGTGCCCATCGTGCCGTGCTCGATCGTGGGCTCCGAGGAGATCTATCCCAAGATCGGCGATATCAAGGTGCTGGCACGGGTGCTGGGCCTGCCCTACTTCCCGGTGACCCCGCTGTTCCCGCTGGCCGGCCCGCTCGGGCTGGTGCCGCTGCCGTCCAAGTGGCACATCCGGTTCGGTGAGCCGATCTCGACCGAGGGCTACGACGAGACCGCCGCCGACGATCCGATGGTGACCTTCGAACTGACCGACCACGTCCGCGAGACCATCCAGCACACGCTGTATCAGTTGCTGGCCAGCCGCCGGAACACCTTCCTGGGCTAG
- a CDS encoding SDR family oxidoreductase — translation MDEQATEPKVVLVTGACRFLGGYLTARLAQNPAIDHVIAVDAIAPSKDLLRRMGRAEFVRADIRNPFIAKVIRNGDVDTVVHAAAASYAPRAGGRATLKELNVMGAIQLFAACQKAPSVRRVVLKSTSEVYGASSRDPVMFTEDGGARRPPADGFARDSIDIEGYARGLARRRPDIAVTILRLANMIGPAMDTALSRYLAGPVVPSVLGHDARLQLLHEQDALGALERATVVGRAGTFNIGASGIIMMSQAIRRSGRVALPVPRSALAAVDSLRRATSYTELDREQLNYLSYGRVMDTARMRNDLGYNPKWTTAEAFDDYVRGRGLTPIIDPKWVRSMESRAVALAQRVGG, via the coding sequence ATGGACGAGCAGGCGACCGAACCGAAAGTGGTGCTGGTCACCGGCGCCTGCCGTTTCCTCGGGGGCTATCTGACCGCCCGGCTCGCGCAGAATCCGGCGATCGACCACGTCATCGCGGTCGACGCCATCGCACCGAGCAAGGATCTCTTACGCCGGATGGGGCGCGCGGAATTCGTGCGCGCCGACATCCGCAACCCGTTCATCGCCAAGGTCATCCGAAACGGTGACGTCGACACCGTCGTCCATGCCGCGGCGGCGTCCTACGCACCGCGGGCCGGCGGACGGGCCACCCTCAAAGAGCTCAACGTGATGGGTGCGATCCAGCTGTTCGCGGCCTGTCAGAAGGCGCCGTCGGTACGCCGGGTCGTCCTCAAATCCACCTCCGAGGTGTACGGGGCGAGCTCGCGGGACCCGGTGATGTTCACCGAGGACGGCGGCGCGCGCCGGCCGCCCGCCGACGGTTTCGCCCGCGACAGCATCGATATCGAGGGGTATGCCCGCGGCCTGGCCCGCCGGCGTCCCGATATCGCCGTGACCATCCTGCGGCTGGCCAACATGATCGGGCCCGCAATGGACACGGCGCTGTCGCGGTATCTGGCCGGCCCGGTGGTGCCCTCGGTGCTGGGCCATGACGCGCGGCTGCAACTGCTGCACGAACAGGACGCCCTTGGCGCGCTGGAACGTGCCACTGTCGTCGGCCGCGCCGGCACCTTCAACATCGGCGCGTCCGGCATCATCATGATGAGCCAGGCCATCCGTCGATCCGGCCGGGTGGCGTTGCCGGTGCCGCGTTCGGCCCTGGCCGCGGTCGATTCCCTCAGGCGCGCAACGAGTTACACCGAACTCGATCGCGAGCAGCTGAATTATCTGAGCTACGGCCGGGTGATGGACACCGCGCGCATGCGTAACGACTTAGGGTATAACCCTAAGTGGACGACAGCGGAGGCTTTTGACGATTACGTGCGGGGACGTGGTCTGACTCCGATCATCGACCCGAAATGGGTACGCTCGATGGAGAGTCGTGCGGTGGCGTTGGCGCAACGCGTCGGAGGCTAG
- a CDS encoding 30S ribosomal protein bS22: MGSVIKKRRKRMSKKKHRKLLRRTRVQRRKLGK, from the coding sequence ATGGGTTCAGTTATCAAGAAGCGGCGTAAGCGCATGTCCAAGAAGAAGCACCGGAAGCTGCTTCGTCGTACTCGGGTTCAGCGTAGAAAACTGGGTAAGTAG
- a CDS encoding cell division/environmental response transcriptional regulator codes for MTSLNGPSARDSAGDGQPKAQFLTVAEVASLMRVSKMTVYRLVHNGELPAVRVGRSFRVHAKAVHDLLETSYFDAG; via the coding sequence ATGACGTCATTGAACGGGCCATCGGCGCGGGATTCCGCCGGGGACGGCCAGCCGAAGGCTCAATTTCTCACCGTCGCGGAAGTGGCAAGCCTGATGCGGGTGAGCAAGATGACCGTCTACCGACTGGTGCACAACGGCGAACTGCCCGCGGTGCGCGTCGGACGGTCGTTTCGCGTGCACGCCAAGGCGGTCCACGACCTGCTCGAGACGTCGTACTTCGACGCCGGATAG
- the proC gene encoding pyrroline-5-carboxylate reductase → MSRIAIIGGGSIGEALLSGLLRAGRQVKDLVVAEKHPDRAKQLAETHSVLVTSVADAAESAAYIIIAVKPADVEAVTGEIAAAVAGAEGSSEEQVFVSVAAGVSTTFFEAKLPAGAPVIRVMPNAPMVVGGGVSAVAAGRFATPEQVKEVTAIFDTVGDVLTVAEAQLDAVTAVSGSGPAYFFLMVEALIDAGVDVGLSRDVATELVVHTMAGSAAMLLDRRDNTPAGAMDTSAAALRAVVTSPGGTTAAGLRELERGGLRSAVSDAIAAAKTRSEQLGITSE, encoded by the coding sequence GTGTCAAGAATCGCGATCATCGGCGGAGGAAGTATCGGCGAAGCGCTGCTCTCGGGGCTCCTGAGGGCGGGACGTCAGGTCAAGGACCTGGTCGTCGCCGAGAAGCATCCCGACCGCGCCAAACAGCTGGCGGAAACCCATTCGGTGTTGGTGACCTCGGTGGCCGACGCCGCCGAGAGCGCCGCCTACATCATCATCGCCGTCAAACCGGCCGATGTGGAGGCGGTGACCGGTGAGATCGCCGCGGCGGTTGCCGGGGCCGAGGGCAGCAGCGAGGAGCAGGTCTTCGTCAGCGTGGCCGCCGGCGTGAGCACGACGTTCTTCGAGGCCAAGCTGCCCGCGGGGGCGCCGGTGATCCGGGTGATGCCGAACGCGCCGATGGTCGTCGGCGGCGGGGTCAGCGCGGTGGCCGCCGGCAGGTTCGCGACACCGGAGCAGGTCAAGGAGGTGACGGCCATCTTCGACACGGTCGGCGATGTGCTCACCGTCGCCGAAGCGCAGCTGGACGCGGTGACCGCGGTCTCCGGCTCCGGGCCGGCCTACTTCTTCCTGATGGTCGAGGCGCTCATCGACGCCGGGGTGGACGTCGGGTTGAGCCGGGACGTGGCCACCGAACTCGTGGTGCACACCATGGCGGGATCGGCGGCGATGCTGCTGGACCGCCGGGACAACACCCCCGCCGGTGCGATGGACACCTCGGCGGCCGCGTTGCGGGCCGTGGTGACATCCCCGGGCGGCACCACCGCCGCTGGTCTGCGGGAACTCGAACGTGGTGGCCTGCGCAGCGCCGTCTCCGATGCCATCGCCGCGGCAAAAACACGCTCTGAGCAGCTCGGAATTACATCCGAGTAG
- a CDS encoding thioesterase family protein — MSVLFSDAMRLQPAGGGVYDGVLDEHWTIGPKVHGGAMLALCANAARTEVRVDDIEPIVVSGNFLWAPDPGALQVHTTVRKRGRRISLVDVELRQGDRVAVRAAITLGVPEHDAAPLLSTNPVVALMTPEPPPGLEPIGPGHRMADIVHLAHGCDIRPSLTTMAPRSDGGPPVIEYWVRPRGESPDVLFALLCGDVSAPVTFGVNRFGWAPTVQLTAFLRARPADGWLRVLCTTTQIGQEWFDEDHVVVDSAGRIVVQSRQLALVPPP, encoded by the coding sequence ATGAGCGTGCTGTTCAGCGATGCCATGCGCCTTCAGCCGGCCGGCGGCGGCGTCTACGACGGTGTGCTCGACGAGCACTGGACCATCGGGCCGAAGGTGCACGGCGGGGCGATGCTGGCGTTGTGCGCGAACGCGGCACGCACCGAAGTGAGAGTCGACGACATCGAGCCGATCGTGGTGTCCGGAAACTTCCTGTGGGCACCCGATCCCGGTGCGCTGCAGGTGCACACCACGGTGCGCAAGCGCGGGCGTCGGATCAGCCTGGTCGACGTCGAGCTGAGGCAGGGCGATCGGGTGGCGGTCCGCGCGGCGATCACCTTGGGCGTGCCGGAGCACGACGCGGCACCGCTGCTGTCCACCAACCCCGTGGTGGCGCTGATGACACCCGAACCGCCGCCCGGGCTGGAGCCGATCGGGCCGGGCCACCGGATGGCCGACATCGTGCACCTGGCGCACGGCTGCGACATCCGGCCGTCGCTGACGACGATGGCTCCGCGCTCGGACGGCGGCCCGCCGGTCATCGAGTACTGGGTCCGGCCGCGCGGCGAATCCCCGGACGTGCTCTTCGCCCTGCTGTGTGGCGACGTGTCGGCCCCGGTGACCTTCGGGGTCAACCGGTTCGGCTGGGCGCCCACCGTGCAGCTGACGGCCTTCCTGCGGGCCCGCCCGGCCGATGGCTGGCTGCGGGTGCTGTGCACGACGACCCAGATCGGCCAGGAGTGGTTCGACGAGGACCATGTCGTGGTGGACTCGGCGGGGCGCATCGTGGTGCAGAGCCGTCAGCTCGCGCTGGTGCCGCCGCCCTAG
- a CDS encoding sugar phosphate isomerase/epimerase family protein has protein sequence MRPAIKVGLSTASVYPLRTDAAFDYAARLGYDGVELMVWAEPASQDISAVEAMSQTYGIPVLSVHAPCLLISQRVWGANPIAKLERSVRAAEQLGAQTVVVHPPFRWQRRYAEGFSAQVAELEAGSDVLVAVENMFPFRADRFWGTGAPSIERMRKRGGRPGPAISAFAPSYDPLDGGHAHYTLDLSHSATAGTDALEMAARMGDGLAHLHLCDGSGASTDEHLVPGRGSQPAAEVCRLLAASDFTGHVILEVTTSGARTAAEREALLTESLQFAREHLLR, from the coding sequence GTGCGTCCCGCGATCAAGGTCGGCCTGTCGACGGCCTCGGTGTACCCGCTGCGGACCGACGCCGCCTTCGACTACGCCGCGCGGCTGGGCTACGACGGTGTCGAGCTGATGGTCTGGGCCGAACCGGCCAGCCAGGACATCTCGGCCGTCGAGGCCATGTCGCAGACCTACGGCATCCCGGTGCTCTCGGTGCACGCGCCGTGTCTGCTGATCTCGCAGCGCGTGTGGGGCGCCAATCCGATCGCCAAGCTGGAACGCAGCGTGCGGGCCGCCGAGCAGTTGGGCGCCCAGACCGTGGTGGTGCATCCGCCGTTCCGCTGGCAGCGCCGCTACGCCGAGGGATTCAGCGCCCAGGTGGCCGAACTGGAAGCCGGCAGCGACGTGCTGGTCGCGGTGGAGAACATGTTCCCGTTCCGGGCGGACAGATTCTGGGGCACCGGAGCGCCCTCGATCGAGCGGATGCGCAAACGCGGCGGCCGGCCGGGGCCGGCCATCTCGGCGTTCGCACCGTCCTACGACCCGCTCGACGGTGGGCACGCCCACTACACGCTGGACCTGTCGCACAGCGCCACCGCCGGCACCGATGCACTGGAGATGGCGGCGCGGATGGGCGACGGCCTGGCGCACCTGCACCTGTGCGATGGCAGCGGCGCCTCCACCGACGAGCATCTGGTGCCCGGCCGGGGCAGCCAGCCGGCCGCCGAGGTCTGCAGGCTGCTGGCCGCGAGCGATTTCACCGGCCACGTCATCCTCGAGGTCACCACTTCGGGTGCCCGTACCGCCGCCGAACGGGAGGCCCTGTTGACCGAGTCCCTGCAGTTCGCCCGAGAGCATCTGCTGCGATGA